In a genomic window of Venatoribacter cucullus:
- the queG gene encoding tRNA epoxyqueuosine(34) reductase QueG: MPDQQSAYQCPSATTDPLRLLRQQLQQWAEELGFQQVGVTGVALTEDEQRLQQWLAAGYHGEMGYMADHGNMRSRPAELLPGTLRVISVRMDYRAPGVELAGALTDKHRAYISRYALGRDYHKLMRKRLTELGNRLQQAAGPLGFRAFVDSAPVLERALAANAGLGWIGKNTMLINRKAGSYFFLGEILTDLPLPVDTPDRADHCGRCTACLDICPTQAFVGPHILDARRCISYLTIELKGPIPTELRAGLGNRIFGCDDCQIGCPWNRFSKPTTEADFSPRHRLDKATLLELFSWDEQTFLNRTEGMPIRRTGYENWLRNIAVALGNAPASLDIQAALQQRRPLATPLVQEHIDWALQQQLSNAVNNS, encoded by the coding sequence ATGCCGGACCAGCAATCTGCTTATCAGTGCCCTTCTGCCACCACCGACCCGCTGCGGTTACTGCGCCAGCAGCTGCAGCAATGGGCGGAAGAACTGGGCTTTCAGCAAGTCGGAGTCACCGGTGTGGCGCTGACTGAGGATGAACAACGCCTGCAACAATGGCTGGCGGCGGGGTATCACGGTGAGATGGGCTATATGGCCGACCACGGCAATATGCGCTCACGGCCGGCAGAATTGCTGCCCGGTACGCTGCGGGTAATCAGCGTACGGATGGACTACCGCGCCCCCGGCGTGGAGCTGGCCGGGGCGCTGACGGATAAACACCGCGCCTATATTTCCCGCTATGCGCTGGGCCGTGATTACCACAAACTGATGCGCAAACGCCTGACCGAACTGGGCAATCGCTTACAACAGGCGGCCGGTCCCCTGGGCTTCCGCGCCTTTGTCGACAGCGCGCCGGTACTGGAGCGGGCGCTGGCGGCCAACGCCGGACTGGGCTGGATCGGCAAGAACACCATGCTGATCAACCGCAAAGCCGGCTCGTATTTTTTCCTCGGCGAAATTCTCACCGATCTGCCGCTGCCAGTGGATACCCCGGACCGCGCCGACCACTGCGGTCGCTGCACTGCCTGTCTGGATATTTGTCCAACCCAGGCCTTTGTCGGGCCGCATATACTGGATGCCCGGCGCTGCATTTCGTATTTAACCATCGAACTGAAAGGCCCGATTCCCACGGAATTGCGCGCTGGTCTGGGCAACCGCATTTTCGGCTGCGATGACTGCCAGATTGGCTGCCCCTGGAACCGCTTCAGCAAACCGACCACCGAAGCGGATTTCTCCCCCCGTCACCGGCTGGATAAAGCCACATTGCTGGAGTTATTCAGCTGGGATGAACAAACCTTCCTGAACCGTACCGAAGGCATGCCCATCCGTCGTACCGGTTACGAAAACTGGCTGCGTAATATTGCCGTGGCGCTGGGCAATGCGCCGGCCAGTCTGGATATTCAGGCGGCGCTGCAACAACGCCGGCCGCTGGCCAC
- a CDS encoding NAD(P)H-hydrate dehydratase, whose protein sequence is MNRPYSARDHLPVALYRAADVRAMDQQVMHNEGISALQLMGRAAEAAFACLLQRWPEARSLMVLAGPGNNGGDAWLLAGLAQAHGLDVQLYSLGDPARASSEAQAARQQTLAAGVTAGAFNGELAADADVIVDGLLGTGLQGPAAADYARLIEAVNAHPAPVLALDIPSGLQADTGVAAGAAVRADLTVTFIGVKRGLLTADGPDLCGELAFAALTPLALAAPAAGERISWHRLQRSGQCLPARRGNVHKGDFGHVLLVGGEQGFGGAILLAAEACARSGAGLVSVATRPQHITALLTRCPTVMAHAVNSGLELQPLVMRADVLALGPGLGQGSWGELLLQQALQADQPLVLDADALNLLASPAWRCDFAGRTVVLTPHPGEAARLLGSTIAAVQADRFAAALQLAQQYQAVVVLKGQGSIVAEPDGRLAVCSDGNPGMSSAGMGDVLTGIVAALLAQGMNAGAAARYAVCLHAAAADVWAGQHGRRGMLASDLAAVVQELVN, encoded by the coding sequence ATGAACCGACCTTACAGCGCCCGTGATCATTTGCCCGTTGCGCTTTATCGCGCGGCCGACGTCCGGGCGATGGATCAGCAGGTTATGCACAACGAAGGCATCAGCGCTCTGCAGCTGATGGGCCGTGCCGCCGAAGCCGCTTTTGCCTGCCTGCTGCAACGCTGGCCAGAGGCCCGTTCGCTGATGGTCTTGGCCGGCCCGGGCAATAACGGCGGTGATGCCTGGTTGCTGGCCGGCCTGGCCCAGGCGCATGGTTTAGACGTGCAGTTGTACAGCCTGGGTGACCCGGCCCGCGCCAGTAGCGAGGCGCAGGCCGCGCGCCAGCAAACGCTGGCGGCCGGTGTTACCGCCGGGGCATTTAACGGTGAACTGGCGGCCGATGCCGATGTTATTGTCGATGGCTTGCTCGGTACCGGTTTACAGGGGCCGGCCGCGGCGGACTATGCCCGCCTGATTGAGGCGGTTAATGCGCATCCGGCGCCGGTGCTGGCACTGGATATTCCTTCTGGTTTACAGGCCGATACCGGGGTGGCGGCTGGCGCGGCGGTACGTGCCGATCTGACCGTTACCTTTATCGGTGTAAAGCGGGGTTTGTTAACCGCCGATGGTCCGGATTTATGCGGCGAGCTGGCCTTTGCAGCACTGACGCCGTTAGCCTTGGCGGCACCAGCCGCTGGTGAACGGATCAGCTGGCACCGTCTGCAACGCAGTGGGCAGTGCTTGCCGGCGCGCCGCGGTAATGTGCACAAAGGCGATTTTGGCCATGTGCTGCTGGTGGGCGGTGAGCAGGGCTTTGGTGGAGCCATTTTACTGGCAGCGGAAGCCTGCGCCCGCAGTGGTGCCGGGCTGGTCAGTGTGGCCACCCGGCCACAACACATTACCGCCTTATTAACCCGCTGCCCGACGGTGATGGCGCACGCGGTCAATTCCGGCCTGGAACTGCAGCCTTTGGTTATGCGCGCCGATGTGCTGGCACTGGGGCCGGGGCTGGGGCAGGGCAGCTGGGGTGAATTATTGTTACAGCAGGCGTTGCAGGCAGATCAGCCGCTGGTGCTGGACGCCGATGCGCTGAATTTGCTGGCGTCGCCGGCCTGGCGCTGTGATTTTGCCGGCCGGACGGTGGTGCTGACCCCGCACCCGGGCGAAGCCGCCCGCTTACTGGGCAGCACCATCGCGGCCGTACAGGCTGATCGCTTTGCCGCCGCCCTCCAGCTGGCGCAACAATATCAGGCGGTGGTGGTGCTGAAAGGTCAGGGCAGTATCGTCGCGGAACCCGATGGCCGGCTGGCGGTCTGCAGCGATGGTAATCCGGGAATGAGCAGTGCCGGTATGGGCGATGTGCTGACCGGTATTGTGGCGGCCTTGCTGGCGCAGGGTATGAATGCCGGCGCCGCTGCCCGTTATGCGGTGTGTCTGCATGCGGCCGCCGCCGATGTCTGGGCCGGTCAGCACGGCCGGCGCGGTATGCTGGCCAGTGATCTGGCCGCTGTGGTGCAGGAATTGGTGAATTAA
- a CDS encoding N-acetylmuramoyl-L-alanine amidase, whose protein sequence is MKWLLPLVGLFSVWVQADVRDVRIWPGPDGDTRIVLDLTKALEHRAFDLSAPSRVVLDISNARMLKDLDQVDLTGSPVRTLRSGRHGQNDLRFVIELREGQEFRTFPLPPNDIYGHRLVVDLTARPTPRVVGNQAISIPAPVKQSTGRTVTRDVIVAIDAGHGGEDPGAIGPGRVMEKHVVLAIAKELQRLLQDEPGFTPLLIRTGDYYLGLRERASKARAAGADFFISIHADAFKHPSARGGSVFMLSDRGASSEMASYLADKENQSDSIGGVKLENADDHLAMTLVDLSMTNKRKESVQLGSHILEQMGGIAKLHKSQVEEANFMVLKTLSVPALLVETGFISNPQEARALADRNYQKKMARAIFTGTTRYFRRFPPDNMQLAQAPASRVYVVRRGDTLSDIAVREGVAVTALRRANDLKSDQLRIGQQLQIPRS, encoded by the coding sequence ATGAAGTGGTTATTGCCCTTAGTGGGATTATTCAGTGTCTGGGTGCAGGCCGATGTCCGGGATGTGCGTATCTGGCCCGGCCCGGATGGTGATACCCGCATCGTGCTGGATTTAACCAAAGCCCTGGAGCACCGCGCTTTTGATCTGAGTGCGCCCAGCCGGGTGGTACTGGATATCAGCAACGCCCGTATGCTGAAAGATCTGGATCAGGTGGATCTTACCGGTTCGCCGGTGCGCACTCTGCGCAGTGGCCGGCATGGTCAGAATGACCTGCGTTTCGTGATTGAGCTGCGGGAAGGGCAGGAATTCCGCACCTTTCCACTGCCGCCCAACGATATCTACGGTCACCGGCTGGTGGTTGATCTGACGGCGCGGCCGACTCCCAGGGTGGTGGGCAATCAGGCCATCAGTATCCCGGCACCGGTTAAACAATCCACTGGCCGTACCGTTACCCGCGATGTGATTGTGGCGATTGATGCTGGCCATGGCGGCGAAGACCCGGGGGCCATTGGGCCGGGCCGGGTGATGGAAAAACACGTGGTGCTGGCCATCGCCAAAGAATTACAGCGGCTGTTGCAGGACGAACCGGGTTTTACGCCGCTGCTGATCCGTACCGGTGATTACTACCTGGGCCTGCGTGAACGCGCCAGCAAGGCCCGGGCGGCCGGAGCCGATTTCTTTATTTCCATTCATGCCGATGCCTTCAAGCACCCCAGCGCCCGCGGCGGTTCGGTGTTTATGCTGTCAGATCGCGGTGCCTCATCCGAAATGGCCAGCTATCTGGCTGACAAGGAAAACCAGTCTGACAGTATTGGCGGCGTTAAACTGGAAAATGCCGATGACCATCTGGCCATGACGCTGGTGGACTTAAGCATGACCAATAAGCGCAAAGAAAGCGTACAGCTGGGCAGCCATATTCTGGAACAGATGGGCGGTATTGCGAAGCTGCATAAATCGCAGGTGGAAGAAGCCAATTTTATGGTGCTGAAAACCCTCAGCGTTCCCGCATTGCTGGTGGAGACCGGGTTTATATCCAACCCGCAGGAAGCCAGGGCGCTGGCTGACCGCAATTATCAGAAGAAAATGGCGCGGGCGATTTTTACCGGTACCACCCGCTATTTCCGTCGTTTTCCGCCCGATAATATGCAGCTGGCCCAGGCGCCGGCCAGCCGTGTTTATGTGGTAAGACGTGGCGATACTCTGTCGGATATCGCAGTGCGTGAAGGCGTGGCGGTCACCGCCCTGCGCCGCGCCAATGACCTGAAAAGCGACCAGCTGCGCATTGGCCAGCAGCTGCAGATTCCGCGTTCCTGA
- the tsaE gene encoding tRNA (adenosine(37)-N6)-threonylcarbamoyltransferase complex ATPase subunit type 1 TsaE has product MTLYLNNEQATLDFAAACAPVLAEGGLVFLEGTLGAGKTTFSRGLIRALGHEGAVKSPTYTLVEEYPLPAVTVCHFDLYRLGDAEELEFMGIREYLQQQALCLIEWADKGRGVLPAADLVLRLADAGNGRQLSWQAGTERGRRWATALEQLAATWEQA; this is encoded by the coding sequence ATGACGTTGTATCTGAATAACGAACAGGCCACGCTCGATTTCGCTGCCGCCTGTGCGCCGGTATTGGCAGAAGGCGGGCTGGTGTTTCTGGAGGGCACGCTGGGGGCGGGTAAAACCACCTTCAGCCGCGGTCTGATCCGGGCCTTGGGGCATGAGGGCGCAGTGAAGAGCCCCACTTACACCCTGGTAGAGGAGTATCCGCTGCCGGCCGTGACGGTGTGTCATTTTGATCTGTATCGCCTGGGCGATGCCGAAGAACTGGAATTTATGGGCATTCGTGAATATCTGCAGCAACAGGCATTGTGCCTGATTGAATGGGCCGACAAGGGCCGGGGGGTGTTGCCGGCGGCGGATCTGGTGTTGCGCCTGGCGGATGCCGGCAATGGCCGCCAGCTCAGCTGGCAGGCAGGAACGGAACGAGGCCGGCGCTGGGCAACCGCGCTGGAGCAGCTGGCAGCAACATGGGAACAGGCATGA